The following proteins come from a genomic window of Pieris napi chromosome 15, ilPieNapi1.2, whole genome shotgun sequence:
- the LOC125056645 gene encoding chymotrypsin-2-like translates to MMGVSQISLILLLVAWSVQGFTPEIGAQEPDTRVVAGQDAPEGLVPHQVALKRKKNGWTFCGAAVISDRWLLTAAHCVLSLKPSEFTAVVGTLSRTKGGTTYEISKVIAHKEYNKPNQFGNDIAVISTKETIEFNKKVQALPLPKQDIKSGLWCIVSGWGKLGLGWSSPDKLQYLYVKSLTSDQCSKKLKGRKAIITSSQMCTLKQDGQGTCQGDSGGSLVCNGASAGIVSYNWPCALGIPDVYTNTFMYIPWIEENTKSP, encoded by the exons ATGATGGGCGTCTCACAGATATCTTTAATTCTACTGTTAGTAGCATGGAGCGTACAGG gtttCACGCCTGAGATAGGAGCTCAAGAGCCCGATACCCGAGTGGTGGCTGGCCAAGACGCACCCGAAGGCCTTGTGCCACACCAAGTCGctctgaaaagaaaaaaaaacggcTGGACTTTCTGCGGTGCCGCTGTCATCTCCGACAGATGGTTACTGACAGCTGCCCATTGTGTCTTAAG tcTTAAACCATCCGAATTTACCGCTGTAGTTGGTACATTATCGAGAACGAAAGGTGGTACAACGTATGAAATAAGCAAAGTCATTGCTCACAAAGAATATAACAAGCCAAATCAATTCGGCAACGATATTGCTGTTATAAGTACGAAAGAGACCATCGAATTCAATAAAAAGGTTCAGGCCCTGCCATTACCGAAACAGGATATCAAGTCTGGATTGTGGTGTATAGTGAGCGGCTGGGGTAAACTT ggCCTTGGTTGGTCATCGCCTGACAAATTGCAGTATCTGTATGTAAAATCTTTAACGAGCGATCAGTGTAGTAAGAAGTTGAAAGGACGCAAAGCCATTATTACGTCCAGCCAGATGTGTACCCTTAAACAAGATGGACAAGGAACATGCCAA GGAGATTCAGGCGGCAGCTTAGTGTGCAACGGCGCCTCAGCCGGTATCGTGTCCTACAACTGGCCCTGCGCTCTTGGTATCCCTGATGTGTACACAAACACGTTCATGTACATTCCCTGGATAGAAGAAAATACTAAATCACCCTAA